In Saccharomyces eubayanus strain FM1318 chromosome XIII, whole genome shotgun sequence, one DNA window encodes the following:
- the MRPS17 gene encoding mitochondrial 37S ribosomal protein uS17m produces MARQNFLGLVVSQGKMQKTVKVRVETKVFNKKINKELFHRRDYLVHDEGGISREGDLVRIEATRPLSKRKFFAIAEIIRNKGQQFALYESEAQLSVAKEETQKAKEFLDKRSARESKSDEKTTLLQDIKIIQDALSKGSTPKELSEIKERYGIKEFSPETVRELLKLDISELEVNLEKQRGVIDSIQSQTSELLSDDLKCNQFLKDHGVDDPLSLKKNIKKNLLRKHVMLDLQQSSL; encoded by the coding sequence ATGGCCCGTCAAAACTTTTTAGGCCTGGTCGTCTCCCAAGGTAAGATGCAAAAGACGGTTAAAGTGCGTGTAGAGACAAAAGtgtttaataaaaaaattaataaagaATTGTTCCATAGAAGAGACTACTTGGTTCACGATGAGGGCGGGATATCAAGGGAAGGTGACCTGGTAAGAATAGAAGCGACCAGACCACTTTCAAAGAGGAAGTTCTTTGCCATTGCTGAGATTATCAGAAATAAAGGTCAACAGTTTGCGCTATATGAATCTGAAGCTCAATTAAGTGTTGCTAAGGAGGAAACACAGAAGgcaaaagaatttttggacAAAAGATCAGCAAGGGAGAGCAAATCGGATGAGAAAACCACTCTATTACAAGACATTAAAATAATTCAAGATGCGTTATCCAAGGGATCTACGCCGAAAGAGTTATcagaaattaaagaaaggTACGGTATCAAAGAGTTTTCTCCGGAAACCGTAAGAGAGCTCCTAAAGCTGGATATATCTGAACTAGAGGTCAATCTGGAGAAACAAAGGGGTGTGATTGATTCTATTCAATCTCAAACGTCTGAGCTATTATCGGATGATCTGAAATGTAATCAGTTTCTAAAAGATCACGGTGTTGACGATCCTTTATCactaaagaagaatataaagaagaacCTGCTAAGAAAGCATGTCATGTTGGATCTACAACAATCAAGCCTATAA
- the GCV2 gene encoding glycine decarboxylase subunit P: protein MFRTKVAAILHRATVRTGARCVPLVRARGFHRSSILLKPAVADVSSTQYKKIYNPDLKNIDRPLDTFPRRHLGPSPNDVKKMLKTMDYDDLNAFVEELVPPNILKKRSLKLEAPSKGYCEQEMLQHLEEIANKNSYKVKNFIGKGYYGTILPPVIQRNLLESPEWYTSYTPYQPEISQGRLEALLNFQTVVSDLTGLPVANASLLDEGTAAGEAMLLSFNISRKKKLKYVIDKKLHQQTKSVLHTRAKPFNIELIEIDCSDTKNAVEVLKNPDVSGCLVQYPATDGSILPPDTMKQLSEALHSHKSFLSVASDLMALTLLKPPAQYGADIVLGSSQRFGVPMGYGGPHAAFFAVIDKLNRKIPGRIVGVSKDRLGNPALRLALQTREQHIKRDKATSNICTAQALLANVASSYCVYHGPKGLQNISRRIFNLTSILANAIKNGDCPHQLLNETWFDTLTIKLGNGLSSEQLLDKALKEFNINLFAVDTTTVSLSLDEVTTKSDIENLMKVFEIGNSAEFLSKDYSNSLPSEFQRTDEILKSEVFHKHHSETAMLRYLHRLQSRDLSLANSMIPLGSCTMKLNSTVEMMPITWPQFANIHPFQPSNQVQGYKELISSLEKDLCSITGFDGISLQPNSGAQGEYTGLRVIRSYLESKGENHRNICLIPVSAHGTNPASAAMAGLKVVPVNCLQDGSLDLVDLKSKAEKYSNELAAVMITYPSTYGLFEPGIQEAIDAVHSFGGQVYLDGANMNAQVGLTSPGDLGADVCHLNLHKTFSIPHGGGGPAGAPICVKSHLIPHLPKHDVVDMITEVGSKHSIDSVSSAPYGNALVLPISYAYIKMMGNESLPFSSVISMLNSNYMMTRLKDHYKILFVNELSTLKHCAHEFIVDLRDYKAKGVEAIDIAKRLQDYGFHAPTLAFPVPGTLMVEPTESENLEELDRFCDAMISIRGEIDALVSGQPKGQILKNAPHCLEDFITSSDWDTRGYTREEAAYPLPFLKYNKFWPTVARLDDTHGDMNLICTCPSVEEVASENN from the coding sequence ATGTTTAGAACAAAAGTGGCCGCTATTTTACATAGGGCTACTGTCAGAACCGGTGCAAGATGTGTTCCTCTAGTGAGAGCCAGAGGCTTTCATCGTAGCTCCATTTTGCTTAAACCAGCCGTTGCTGACGTATCGTCTACGCAATATAAGAAGATTTACAATCCAGACTTGAAGAATATTGATAGACCACTGGACACATTCCCTAGACGTCACTTGGGTCCTTCTCCCAAtgatgtgaaaaaaatgttaaagACAATGGACTACGACGATTTAAACGCATTTGTAGAAGAGCTTGTCCCACctaatattttgaagaagagatCCTTGAAACTAGAAGCTCCTAGTAAGGGATACTGTGAACAAGAAATGCTGCAGcatttggaagaaatcGCCAATAAAAACTCCTACAAAGTTAAGAATTTTATTGGTAAGGGATACTACGGCACGATTTTGCCGCCAGttattcaaagaaaccTATTGGAAAGCCCAGAATGGTACACTTCTTATACTCCATACCAGCCTGAAATATCTCAGGGTAGATTGGAAGCATTACTAAACTTCCAAACAGTAGTTTCCGATTTGACCGGTTTGCCTGTGGCAAACGCCTCATTGTTGGATGAAGGTACCGCGGCTGGTGAAGCTATGCTACTGTCATTTAATATTtccagaaagaaaaagttaaaatATGTAATTGATAAGAAATTACATCAGCAAACAAAGAGTGTTCTTCATACAAGGGCCAAACCATTCAATATTGAACTTATCGAAATCGACTGTTCCGATACCAAGAATGCTGTGGAAGTCTTGAAGAACCCTGATGTGTCTGGTTGTTTGGTCCAATATCCAGCAACAGATGGTTCAATCTTACCTCCTGATACAATGAAGCAACTCTCTGAAGCTTTACACTCTCACAAATCTTTCTTATCCGTCGCCTCAGATTTAATGGCTTTAACACTATTAAAACCGCCAGCCCAATACGGTGCTGACATTGTCCTGGGTTCTTCTCAAAGGTTCGGTGTTCCAATGGGTTATGGTGGTCCTCATGCTGCCTTTTTCGCCGTTATTGATAAACTGAACAGAAAAATTCCTGGCAGAATTGTTGGTGTCTCCAAGGACCGCCTAGGTAATCCTGCCCTACGTTTAGCTTTACAAACTAGAGAACAGCACATTAAACGTGATAAAGCAACTTCAAACATTTGCACCGCTCAAGCCCTTTTGGCTAATGTTGCCTCAAGTTACTGTGTTTATCACGGCCCTAAAGGTCTGCAAAATATTTCCAGGagaatattcaatttgACGTCGATCTTAGCAAATGCCATTAAAAATGGGGATTGTCCTCACCAATTGCTTAACGAAACTTGGTTTGATACTTTGACCATAAAATTGGGCAACGGTTTATCTTCTGAACAATTATTGGACAAAGCTCTAAAAGAGTTCAATATTAATCTATTCGCTGTCGATACCACTACTGTTTCCTTGTCTCTTGATGAAGTTACTACCAAAAGcgatattgaaaatctaATGAAAGTATTTGAGATTGGTAATTCCGCAGAGTTTCTCTCAAAGGATTATTCCAACAGCTTACCATCAGAATTCCAGCGTActgatgaaattttgaaaagcgAAGTCTTCCATAAGCATCATAGTGAAACAGCAATGCTAAGATATTTACATAGGTTGCAATCTCGTGATTTGTCTCTTGCTAATTCTATGATTCCCTTAGGTTCCTGTACTATGAAGTTGAACAGTACTGTAGAAATGATGCCCATCACATGGCCCCAGTTTGCCAATATTCATCCTTTCCAACCATCGAACCAAGTTCAAGGATACAAGGAACTTATTAGTTCTCTGGAGAAGGATTTGTGCAGCATTACAGGTTTCGATGGTATCTCTTTACAACCAAATTCAGGTGCTCAAGGTGAATACACTGGTTTGAGAGTTATTAGATCATATCTGGAAAGTAAAGGTGAAAATCATCGTAACATTTGTTTGATCCCCGTATCTGCCCATGGTACAAATCCAGCTTCTGCCGCTATGGCAGGTTTGAAAGTCGTACCTGTCAACTGTCTACAAGATGGTTCTTTGGATTTAGTGGATTTAAAGTCCAAGgctgaaaaatattcaaacgAATTAGCAGCTGTGATGATTACTTACCCCTCCACGTACGGCCTATTTGAACCAGGTATCCAAGAAGCCATTGATGCTGTTCATTCGTTTGGCGGGCAAGTCTACTTGGATGGTGCTAACATGAATGCTCAAGTCGGTTTAACTTCACCTGGTGATCTCGGCGCAGACGTCTGCCATTTGAACCTACACAAGACGTTTTCTATTCCTCACGGTGGTGGTGGTCCAGCTGGTGCCCCTATCTGTGTCAAATCACACCTAATACCACATTTACCCAAGCATGATGTTGTAGATATGATCACTGAAGTTGGTAGCAAACATTCTATCGATTCGGTCTCCTCTGCTCCATATGGTAACGCTTTAGTGTTGCCAATCTCTTATGCCTACATCAAAATGATGGGAAATGAATCTTTGCCATTTTCTAGTGTCATTTCCATGTTAAACTCAAATTATATGATGACGAGATTGAAGGATCATTATAAGATTCTTTTCGTCAACGAATTGAGCACTTTAAAACATTGTGCTCATGAATTTATCGTCGATTTAAGAGACTACAAAGCCAAAGGTGTCGAAGCCATTGATATTGCCAAGAGATTGCAAGATTACGGATTTCATGCTCCAACGTTAGCTTTCCCTGTTCCTGGGACTTTGATGGTAGAACCAACAGAATCAGAAAACTTGGAAGAACTGGATAGATTCTGTGATGCTATGATATCTATAAGGGGAGAGATTGATGCATTAGTGTCTGGCCAACCAAAGGGACAAATCTTAAAGAATGCCCCTCATTGTTTGGAAGATTTTATTACTTCTTCTGATTGGGATACCAGAGGTTATACCCGTGAAGAAGCGGCTTATCCATTGCCTTTCTTGAAGTACAACAAGTTCTGGCCAACTGTTGCTAGATTAGATGATACACATGGTGACATGAATTTGATATGTACATGTCCTTCTGTGGAAGAAGTTGCAAGTGAAAATAATTAA
- the SPG5 gene encoding Spg5p, with protein sequence MAVGGNNWNVWLRMSRVQLRQITKSLDRTLVGLSHGRFPLQYNHNIFTTWWRSLFDASITFRRANRFTASPLTRRGVAGFDRLRPAAHVSRFATLSRVPKGAPRGLFTNWNMVASTRLLGQRAYSTSSIKFTQEAVNNMTVSLRCFFNSLDGLDQCSHSTYSKTFQHASNAKQQQVHXQPVAFKRLSQKDISFIRDLELFKIMKTQNQIINESSPLFAEKSGSYIEFTVPEFNVNESASVPMSFLDPALLGDLNEKITNYNSDLKLMYDSIDMILKNYGSLPTTFHRNKIRVHFPNSTVVETEKLVAGLYITTGIIYADASLDITLEDAKLNALVNDDKSTSMWSLVDEASLPVSTAFSPVLSEASDDDYEFI encoded by the coding sequence ATGGCTGTAGGTGGTAATAACTGGAACGTATGGCTACGAATGTCACGGGTCCAGCTCAGGCAGATCACCAAATCGCTTGACCGGACGCTAGTGGGGCTGAGCCATGGGAGATTTCCCCTTCAATACAATCACAATATCTTCACCACCTGGTGGAGAAGTCTATTTGATGCTTCTATTACTTTCAGAAGAGCAAACAGATTCACTGCTTCACCGCTTACCAGAAGGGGTGTCGCTGGGTTTGATCGTTTGAGACCTGCTGCTCACGTCAGTAGGTTTGCCACTCTGTCCAGGGTTCCCAAAGGTGCCCCCAGGGGCTTGTTTACCAACTGGAATATGGTCGCTTCAACTAGATTGCTGGGACAGAGAGCTTACTCTACTTCTAGTATCAAGTTCACCCAGGAAGCCGTGAATAATATGACCGTATCCCTAAGATGTTTCTTCAACTCATTGGATGGGTTGGATCAATGTTCTCACTCAACCTACTCCAAGACTTTCCAGCATGCGTCTAATGCTAAACAACAACAGGTACATMCTCAACCTGTTGCGTTCAAGAGGCTGTCTCAAAAAGATATCAGTTTCATCCGTGATTTGGAgttattcaaaataatgaagacccaaaatcaaatcattaaCGAATCCAGCCCATTATTTGCCGAAAAATCTGGATCTTACATTGAATTCACTGTTCCTGAATTCAACGTTAATGAATCAGCTTCTGTACCCATGTCATTTCTAGATCCCGCTTTGTTGGGAGActtgaatgaaaaaattacaaactACAACAGTGACTTGAAATTGATGTACGACAGCATTGATatgatcttgaaaaattatggTTCGTTGCCCACAACTTTTCATCGAAACAAGATCCGAGTACACTTCCCAAACTCCACCGTGGTCGAAACAGAGAAACTGGTTGCTGGTTTGTATATTACTACAGGTATTATATATGCTGATGCTTCTCTGGACATTACTTTGGAAGATGCTAAGTTGAATGCTTTGGTTAATGATGACAAATCTACAAGCATGTGGTCTCTTGTTGACGAAGCCTCCCTCCCCGTTAGTACTGCTTTTTCACCCGTTCTATCGGAAGCATCCGATGATGATTATGAATTTATCTAG
- the SGS1 gene encoding ATP-dependent DNA helicase SGS1, giving the protein MVTKPSHNLRREHKWLKETATLQEDKEFVLQAIQKHIANKKPKTNSPPITPSRDVYGAGTMNLLTSLPGSGSTSTVTKQREDTQTLSNDTEWLSYPATSNQYTDIPMGDIPASTSIVSNPRTPSGSKTHNTNMLRPPMASSLVENSSSRNMDRRNNTNDVIDSTSTSKQIEKHRDRVERDIVGLQDSLITTLKEQSKLLLQKCSIIESTSLSEDAKRLQLSRDIRPQLSNVSIRIDSLETEIAQIKKDALSKSQTKVHSQVPSQNNNIISSILPSPLDNNLSFKSTNLATTTATAATMAVSARAATATFTKSPKTNANNDNHDDDLIQVLDDEDDDDANNDPTIILQKGLVDIPQNNTPISPSPPRLDMTTEEQDELTRRRNMRSREPVNYRIPERDDPFDYIMGKSLREDCPEFEREEDELTMEAEDDDHSSYMTTRDEEKEENDLLNQSDFDFVVNDGLEATQDTDYHDNLDGCANIKEDPLEDDTRSTITLSQNKNVQVILSSPTTQSDISSRQRQTDVEHIDLLEDDLERDAILDDSISFSFGNQNLPMSHSDLELIDSEKESGEYDEDNNNNNNNFENLSDSDLERFDEERENRTQAADIQELDNDLKIITERKLTSDHDLQSPSWSPTIKRERSNASQKKGEEDDFDDDFSLSDIVSRSKLTSKAKGPIYPWSDEVLYRLHEIFKLPGFRPNQLEAVNATLQGKDVFVLMPTGGGKSLCYQLPAVVKLGKTHGTTIVVSPLISLMQDQVEHLLNKNIKASMFSSKGTAEQRRQTFNLFINGLLDLVYISPEMISASEQCKRAISRLYADGKLARIVVDEAHCVSNWGHDFRPDYKELKFFKREYPDIPMIALTATASEQVRMDIIHNLELKDPVFLKQSFNRTNLYYEVKKKTKNTIFEICDAVKLRFKNETGIIYCHSKKSCEQTSAQMQRNGIKCAYYHAGMEPDERLSVQKAWQADEIQVICATVAFGMGIDKPDVRFVYHFTVPRTLEGYYQETGRAGRDGNYSYCITYFSFRDIRTMQTMIQKDKNLDRENKEKHLNKLQQVMAYCDNVTDCRRKLVLSYFNEDFDSKLCHKNCDNCRNSANVINEERDVTDPAKKIVKLVESIQNERVTIIYCQDIFKGSRSSKIVQANHDTLDEHGLGKSMQKSEIERIFFHLITIRVLQEYSIMNNSGFASSYVKVGPNARKLLSGKMEIRMQFTISAPNSRPSTSSGHQSNGDNTPAIAQRSTTLGENTAVNPARFISAKEHLRSYTYSSSTTESSHPISLKNNTELHSTQELNNLRMTYERLRELSLNLGNRMVPPVGNFMPDSILKKMATILPMSESAFASLGPVEDKYCRRFKYFKATIADLSNKRSSREHEKYDTILNEESVNRISSSTNQVISTTGTRSRFFGANPSEVKENEQIINQIRESQLPKSSISTKASTKAISKPTKKPANGKRGFKNYKGHYRRRK; this is encoded by the coding sequence ATGGTAACGAAACCGTCGCATAACTTAAGGAGGGAACACAAGTGGTTGAAAGAAACGGCGACTTTGCAAGAAGACAAGGAGTTTGTGTTGCAGGCTATTCAAAAGCATATAGCGAACAAGAAGCCAAAGACAAATTCGCCACCGATTACGCCGTCTAGAGATGTGTATGGAGCAGGGACAATGAACCTGTTAACCAGCCTTCCTGGATCTGGTTCCACTAGCACCGTTACGAAACAGCGCGAGGACACGCAAACCCTATCAAACGACACGGAATGGCTCTCCTACCCTGCCACATCGAACCAATATACCGACATCCCCATGGGAGATATACCGGCCAGCACAAGTATCGTATCGAACCCAAGGACACCCAGCGGTTCGAAAACACACAACACCAATATGCTTCGACCGCCCATGGCGAGTTCTCTTGTCGAAAATAGCAGCAGTAGAAACATGGATCGCAGAAACAATACCAACGACGTGATTGATAGTACAAGCACGAGCAAACAGATCGAGAAGCATCGAGACAGGGTAGAGAGAGATATAGTTGGACTTCAGGACTCATTGATTACTACCTTGAAGGAGCAATCAAAATTGTTACTCCAAAAATGTAGTATAATTGAATCTACATCATTGTCAGAGGATGCCAAAAGGTTACAATTGAGTAGGGACATACGGCCCCAATTATCCAACGTATCTATCAGAATAGACTCTTTAGAAACGGAAATCGCACAAATTAAGAAAGACGCACTTTCGAAAAGTCAAACTAAAGTTCACAGCCAGGTTCCCTcacaaaacaataatattatatcaaGTATTTTACCCAGTCCATTAGACAACAACctatctttcaaaagcacAAATCTGGCAACCACTACTGCAACCGCTGCGACTATGGCAGTATCTGCCCGTGCAGCTACTGCAACTTTCACGAAAAGCCCAAAAACTAATgctaataatgataacCACGATGATGACTTAATTCAGGTGCTAGACgatgaggatgatgatgatgcaAATAACGATCCTACCATTATCCTACAAAAAGGGTTAGTCGATATACCGCAAAACAATACTCCAATTTCTCCTTCACCGCCACGTCTGGATATGACCacagaagaacaagatgaacttacaagaagaagaaatatgcGTTCAAGAGAACCAGTTAACTATAGAATTCCTGAAAGAGATGACCCCTTTGACTATATTATGGGTAAATCATTGAGAGAGGATTGCCCAGAATtcgaaagagaagaagatgaactCACAATGGAGgctgaagatgatgatcaTTCTAGTTATATGACTACTagagatgaagaaaaggaagaaaatgatttgTTGAACCAAagtgattttgattttgtagTGAATGATGGTCTTGAGGCCACCCAGGATACTGATTACCATGACAATCTGGATGGGTGTGCAAATATTAAAGAAGATCCCTTAGAAGACGATACTAGGTCCACAATTACTTTATCACAGAATAAAAATGTTCAAGTTATTTTATCTTCCCCAACAACACAAAGTGACATATCCAGCCGTCAAAGGCAAACAGATGTGGAGCATATTGATTTACTGGAAGACGATTTAGAAAGGGATGCTATTTTGGATGATAGCAtaagtttttcctttggtaACCAAAACTTACCTATGTCACATTCTGATTTAGAGTTAATTGACAGTGAAAAGGAAAGTGGTGAATACGATGAagataacaacaacaacaacaacaacttTGAAAACCTATCAGATAGCGATTTAGAAAGATTCGacgaagaaagagaaaatagAACCCAAGCTGCAGATATTCAGGAACTGGATAATGACCTGAAGATCATAACAGAAAGGAAGCTTACAAGTGATCACGATCTGCAATCACCCTCTTGGTCTCCTACGattaaaagagaaagatcGAACGCtagtcaaaaaaaaggcgaggaagatgattttgatgacGATTTTTCACTAAGTGATATAGTGAGCAGGTCTAAACTGACTTCTAAGGCGAAAGGTCCAATTTATCCGTGGTCGGATGAAGTTTTATACCGCTTGCACGAAATATTTAAACTACCCGGCTTTAGACCTAATCAGTTAGAGGCAGTCAATGCAACTTTACAAGGTAAGGACGTTTTTGTTCTTATGCCGACAGGGGGTGGTAAATCGCTTTGCTATCAACTTCCTGCAGTGGTTAAACTAGGCAAGACGCATGGTACTACCATTGTCGTTTCTCCcttaatttctttgatgcAAGATCAAGTGGAACATTTgttgaataaaaatatcaagGCAAGCATGTTCAGTTCGAAAGGGACCGCCGAACAAAGGAGACAAACCTttaatttgtttattaaTGGGTTATTGGATTTGGTTTATATATCTCCTGAAATGATTAGTGCTTCTGAACAGTGTAAGAGAGCCATTAGTAGACTATATGCGGATGGAAAGTTGGCTCGTATTGTTGTAGATGAAGCCCATTGTGTTTCTAACTGGGGTCATGATTTTAGGCCTGATTACAAAGAATTAAAATTCTTTAAGAGGGAATATCCCGATATTCCAATGATCGCTCTAACTGCAACTGCAAGTGAACAAGTAAGAATGGATATCATTCACAATCTAGAACTAAAAGATCCAGTTTTCTTAAAGCAAAGTTTTAACAGAACTAATTTGTACTAtgaagttaaaaaaaagaccaaaaatACCATTTTCGAGATCTGTGACGCTGTTAAATTGAGATTTAAAAACGAAACTGGCATTATATATTGTCATTCTAAAAAATCTTGTGAGCAAACGTCAGCCCAAATGCAGAGAAATGGCATCAAATGCGCCTATTACCATGCAGGTATGGAACCTGATGAAAGACTAAGTGTTCAAAAGGCGTGGCAGGCTGATGAAATCCAGGTGATTTGTGCTACCGTCGCGTTTGGGATGGGTATTGATAAACCCGATGTTAGGTTTGTTTACCATTTCACCGTGCCACGAACATTAGAAGGCTATTACCAAGAAACTGGTCGTGCCGGTAGGGATGGCAATTATTCATACTGTATCACCTATTTCTCGTTTCGAGATATCAGAACTATGCAAACaatgattcaaaaagatAAGAATTTAGACAGAGAGAACAAGGAGAAACATTTAAATAAGTTACAGCAGGTGATGGCATACTGTGACAACGTCACGGATTGTAGAAGAAAATTAGTGCTATCTTACTTCAATGAGGATTTTGATTCTAAATTGTGTCACAAGAACTGTGACAATTGCAGGAATAGTGCAAATGTAATAAACGAGGAAAGAGATGTTACGGATCCcgccaaaaaaattgtgaAACTGGTGGAGAGtattcaaaatgaaagagTCACCATAATTTACTGTCAAGACATTTTCAAAGGTTCAAGAAGCTCCAAAATTGTACAGGCTAATCACGATACATTAGATGAACACGGCCTTGGTAAGTCCATGCAAAAATCAGAAATcgaaagaattttttttcatttgatCACTATCCGTGTCTTACAAGAGTATTCTATCATGAATAACAGTGGGTTTGCTTCGAGTTATGTAAAAGTTGGACCCAATGCTAGAAAATTACTCAGTGGAAAAATGGAGATAAGGATGCAATTTACGATATCAGCACCGAACTCTCGTCCATCAACATCTTCTGGCCATCAATCAAATGGGGATAATACGCCAGCTATAGCTCAAAGATCAACAACTCTTGGGGAGAATACAGCTGTTAACCCTGCACGCTTTATTAGCGCGAAAGAACACCTAAGATCGTATACCTACAGTAGTTCAACAACGGAATCATCACATCCTATatcattaaaaaacaataccGAATTACATTCGACCCAAGAACTAAACAATCTACGAATGACATACGAACGGTTAAGAGAATTATCATTAAATTTAGGAAATAGAATGGTTCCTCCGGTGGGGAACTTTATGCCCGACTCTAtcttaaagaaaatggcGACAATTTTGCCAATGAGTGAATCGGCTTTTGCATCTTTGGGTCCAGTAGAGGACAAATATTGTCGGAGGTTTAAGTACTTTAAAGCCACAATTGCTGATCTTAGTAACAAAAGATCAAGCAGAGAACATGAAAAATACGATACCATATTAAATGAAGAGTCTGTCAATAGAATATCCAGTTCAACCAATCAAGTTATCTCCACAACAGGAACACGATCTAGGTTTTTTGGCGCTAACCCTAGTGAAGTTaaggaaaatgaacaaataATCAATCAAATTAGGGAAAGTCAGTTACCAAAAAGTTCAATAAGCACAAAAGCATCTACAAAAGCGATCAGCAAACCGACTAAGAAACCTGCTAATGGGAAGCGAGGTTTTAAAAACTATAAAGGCCActacagaagaagaaaataa